ATCGAACACCGGCGAGACGAGAGCGGCAACGTCCTGAGCGGATCCGGCCAGCGCGACTCCGACCCAATCCACAAGGCACTCCGCGGCCTTGGCGATCGCGTCCTCAGGTAAGTCTTGGATCTCGACCTGAGAGGCCCAAGAGGCGAGCCTCCGCGTCGCGAAGTCACCGAGTCCGGCTGACATGTATCGTTTGCCTGTCATGTTTTCGCAGCCTCCTTCCGTATTTCTGCAGGGTCGCCTTGACGCCCGACTATCTTGGGACCATTGCGTCGCTGATGAAGACGTTCCTCATCTTGTTGGAGCCGGATACATCCCCAAACAGACTCGAGCCTTTGCCAGATCAAGACACGGCCACACACCTCCTGGTCTTCGATTTGTCGGGGTGCCCTTTGAGCCCAAGCCCTGGTGGACCCGTCTGTAAGGTGCTCGCAGACCAAGGCCGCGCCCGCGAGAAGCTGGAGACCGTTGCCCTTCTGTATTAGACGCCCGAATCGGCGCAGCCCATCTGCTCATGCCAGTTGCGCTGTAGCAGGCTGCTGTTCCGTTAAGGAACACCCCTAATCCGATTAGGGTTCACCGGCGCGCCAATGTCAAGGCCCGACTGCGGCGACTGTAGCTTATCGGAACGTGCTGAATGGGAACAGAAGTGTTATCCTATAAACGGGGGATTGGCATATGGCCACATTCGCGGAGAAGCTGAGAGACCTCAGGACACGGTGCAATCTCACGCAAGAAGCCCTGGCTGCCGCGATGGGAGTATCGCGCTCAGCCATGGCCGGGTACGAGGCTCCGAGCAAGAAGCGCCAACCCGACTTCGAGCTTGTATGCCGGCTTGCGCGCTTTTTCGGAGTGAGCGTCGACTACCTGCTAGGATGCACCGACGACCCCGCGCCGCTCGCGCCGGACCCGGACGTCGTCGCTGGCGCTCGTTACCTCGAGGCGCTGCGCGCTTCACGCGGCTGGACGAGGGAGGATCTCGCGAGCCGCCTCGGGATCGACCTGAAGGACCTCGTGAGGTACGAGATCGGCGCGGCGAGACTGCCGGACGATGTGGTGACGAAGCTCGCGGGAGTCTTCGAGGTCGATCCCCGGTGCTTTACCGGCGACCTCTCTCAAGCGGAAATGGAGGAGATCCTCGGGGAAACCTGGTTCCGGGCGCCTGTCAGGCTGTCGCCGGAGGCAAGACGCGCCGTCGAAGATTTCATAGGGTACATGACGGCACAGGAGGAGCGCAAGAAGCGGGAAGGGACGCAGGCTCGCAAGGAGGAGTAGGCCGTTTTCGAGACGCGAAGCGCGACTTGCGCGCACCGCGCGCAGGCCGCGCGCCCAGGTCCGCACCCACCCTTCGCCCGTCCCCCAGCCCACGCTTCGCCCCTTCCTCCACCGCCCAACCCTCGCCCAGCCGCAGCTCGCCGCTTCCTCAGCCCCGCGCCCAGCCCTCGCCAGGCCCCCGCCCGGCCCCGCTCCCGGCCCCGCTCCCGGCCCCGCGACCGGGCCAGCGCCCGGCCGAGTGCGGGCCTCCGTGGGGCCCCCGTGTGCGGACCGACGCCCCATAGCGACCGCCCCGTGGGGATAGCCTAACTCTCCGGGAAGCCTAAGGGACGGGGCAGCGCGACGAGCAGGCGCGCGCCTACTACCGCACCTCCCTCAGCGCCCGCTCGAGGACGCAGGCGACGTAGTCGATCTCCTCGGCGGTGAGGTGGTTGTGGAACGGGATGGCGATGCTCGTGCGTCCTGCGAGCTTGGTAATGGGGAAGTCCCTCTCCTTGAACCCGAACTCGGCGCGGTAGAAAGGCTTCGGGTGGACGGAGCTCGAATACTGGCCGCACCCCCTTGCGTCCTGTCCCCTACCCCGCGTCCGATCACGGGAAAGCTGGGTCTCCGCCTCCTTTGGACTCGCAAGCGCCGCATCACGTGGTCGCGCACGGCTGACTGGCGCTCGGGGGTGGGCTCGTCCACGCCGACCCGGATCACGTACACGAACCAGCTCATCCGCGTCACCTCGGGCGCCACATACGGCAGGCGCACCCCCGGCACCCCCGCCAGGCGCTCCGCGTACATCGCCGCCACCCGCTCGCGCTTCGCGATGATCTCCTCGATCCGCGACATCTGCGCCACCCCGAGCGCGGCCGAAAGCTCGTCCATGCGGTAGTTGTAGCCCAGCCGCTCGTGGGAAAGCCACACCCCTGCCTCGCCCCGTCCCTGGTTGGACATGCTCCGGCAGAGACGCGCTACCCGGTCGTCGTCGGTGACGATCATCCCGCCCTCGCCCGTGGTGATCTGCTTGTTGGGATAGAACGCGAACACCGCCCCGTGCGAGAAGGCGCCGTTCCCGGCCTTGAGGCCCTTGTATTCGGTCCCCACGGACTCGCACGAATCCTCCATAACTACGAGCCTGTGGCGGTCCGGGATCTCACGCACAACGACGAGCCTCGGCGACCTCCCGCGAAGGCGGGGGCCGATCAGATAACGTTCGTGCGGGAAGTGACAGCATCATCAACCAAGTTCCGAGAGCTATCCGCCGACACAAACTTCGCCTCCCTCACGGAAGACACCGGCGCAAGATGGGGCCTCAAAGACAGAACACAGCCAATTCTAGTCTGACGGCGGACCTTTTGGTGGTTTGCAGATGCCCTAGGAATGTAGAGGGATCAGTTACGTTGACTGTGAGACGGAAACCACAGAACTCGGTTCTGGGTTCTTGCATCCCCCCTCAAGCCATTTCATGACGGAGTAACGCTCAGGTTCGCTTGCCTCTAGAATGCTAAGGACGATTTCGATTAGCTCACCCAAAGCTGCATCGCTGGAGGCCGTGGATAACCACGCCTTGAGTTCCTCGGTCATAATAAGACGGAGAAGACCATCAAGGTTCTTAGAGTCATCGGGTAGGTAGTCGTCGATCTCGCCGCGACTGAGCAAAAAGATGCCGTTCTTCCGTGCCGCTTCTATCCACCCAGCTAACAGTGTTTTCTCCTCATCCGCGAGATCCGACCGTAACCTCATATACCTTGAGGCCATGTGTCTGTACAGGTCAGAAAGCTGCTGTAGGTCGATCCTTGAAAGGTCTTGCGCCTCAACAGCCTCCTCAATCACCTTCATCAGAGCGACCCGGTCTGTGCTTTTCTTGTCATCGACAACAGCTTTGACGATTTTCTTGTGGTCCGTGCAGAACAGAGTTCGGACTCGTCCTCTGTCGATTTCAGGGATATTGTCTAAGCCGGTGATGTAGTCAAGGTCTGCTATTATCCATACCTTTTGACCGATACTTCTTAGGAACACCTGGTAATTAACGAAGTTGTGCTTACCATGCACCTCAAGTGTCTCAGTGACGTCTGTTCTGTGAAGGTACTCAGAGCAGAGCTGAATCAACCCGTTAAAGAGCAGCCTGTCTGTGATTCCTTCAACCAGTACTACCTTGTCTGCGAAAAACATCTTCTCATTGTTATGAGACATAATCATGTGGGTCAATGCTTTTTTGTCTGGAAGAGTTCCGCTGATACTGGGCAGGTTTTTGCCTGAATTGTCAACTATCCGCGATGCGCCGTCGGATTCCCTGAATACTCGAATGACTTTCTGGATATTCTCCCTCGTAATGAACGATGGGGAATGCGTGGCTACTATTATCTGGTTGTTGGTTTCTTCGGCTAGCTCTGAAAGAAGATCGCGAA
Above is a genomic segment from Bacillota bacterium containing:
- a CDS encoding MmgE/PrpD family protein, encoding MTGKRYMSAGLGDFATRRLASWASQVEIQDLPEDAIAKAAECLVDWVGVALAGSAQDVAALVSPVFD
- a CDS encoding helix-turn-helix domain-containing protein; the protein is MATFAEKLRDLRTRCNLTQEALAAAMGVSRSAMAGYEAPSKKRQPDFELVCRLARFFGVSVDYLLGCTDDPAPLAPDPDVVAGARYLEALRASRGWTREDLASRLGIDLKDLVRYEIGAARLPDDVVTKLAGVFEVDPRCFTGDLSQAEMEEILGETWFRAPVRLSPEARRAVEDFIGYMTAQEERKKREGTQARKEE